A window of Daucus carota subsp. sativus chromosome 2, DH1 v3.0, whole genome shotgun sequence genomic DNA:
TTCTTTTGGATTTTCACCAACATATACATCAGAGTTGATTCCATATTTGTAAGTAGGCGGAAAGCTTATTACCCCCTCTTTCCATCCATCAAACACCCCGTCCCGTAGTTCATTGGTTAGCTACAATATGCATCAGGTAACTATCAGAAGCAGTACTTCGtgtttcaattttatttaaaccaGAAATACAGCCAGAATTAAAAGTTACCTGATCGCTTTCGAGGAGTTCATCCCACTTCTTCTTGCCAACAAGTTTTCTTACATCTGAGTCTGGCATATTTATACGATAATTTAAGTCTCCAAACCAGAACACCTGACTGTTTTTATAGAAGCACTTGGTCAGAATGTTTTTGCATAGAAGGTGGTAACAGAACAGCGTAGTTGTGTGTTAAAAAGATGTCACCAAAGGTTTATTATTTATGGCAGCAAATTTTGAACTACAAAAAGTTTCATTATTCACTCCTATAGGTGTGTTGCAGGTTATTTCagtcataaaaaaatatgatgcaGCTATAAGACTGAGGCGTTTTGTATCTTGATGTCAAGAATGAGATACTTACTCATGGGATGGAATTGTCAGTGGTTTGTTAGCTTCGAAAGCAGATGAGAATTGAGTGCGTCTTATGATTTCATACACATCAGAGTTGCGCCTTTGTTCATAACCTTCTTTGTGACCAGAGGTCAAATGGGAACACACAAAGCACAGCCGCGTCTGAAAAAGAGACATACTAACAGACACCGATCCCTGCACCAATAAACATCACATTCTGAGGATCTAGTATGTCAACCAGCAATCATAAGCCCTACTCAAACTAATCATGCAAATCCTTCAAATCCTAAAGTTCATCATCAGTTATAACTGTCTGAAAATTGCAGTGTGCAAGTAAACAGAACATAGTACattgtattaaatttttaagaaacatATACTGATTTATCAACATATTAAGGTAGATCGGACTAAGGTAAAATAAGCTATACCTTGTTTCCCATGTAGCCCATAAGTCCCACTCCTACAGGTGCGACTTCCAAGTTATTTATATGTCTTCTCAATCTTCGACGGACCCAGACAGAAATGTAAATTCCTACCATTTGCTTGCTTACAATTCGGACATACTTAAGACGTGAATTTACTCCATCTTCAAGAAGTGCATTTTCATATTCCAGTTCAGACACATCAAAAGAATTTTCTTCCTCCTTGGGACATTGATCTAAAACATCATCAACGGAATCACAGACTTCAGATTGTTCATCCTGTTCCATCCACATCAATCCAAGGTTTCCAGAGCTATGGTGTACCCTTCTCAATCCAGCATGCCCGAGCACATTTTGAGAACTGAAGATATGAGCGCTCTCGGTCCAGTCAGAACCGACTCTAGCTGAACTGCTAAATACTCTTCGCAGTTTAGAACTAGAAGAGAGAACTTGAGATGTTCCATCCAGTGGACGCTCAGGCCAATCTAGTCTGGTATATCGATCAATGCTATGAgttctttttaaattaaatttctttccCAGACCAATTATCCCTTGGAGCTTCTGGCTTTCTGAATCACTTGCTTTACCAATGCTTAAGGACTCCTCAGCTATCAACGCTAGTGCAGAAGTACCATCAACTTCAGCAAGGAGATCAGCGGCAGAGGATGTCCTCAATACTGGAGACGGTGGGGCGCTGTAGCTTTTGTGTCTGGTGTCTGGTTCGAAAGATTTATTCAAAGTTCTTCGAATGACAGACTCCCACTGTAGGATTGGTCTTCTTGTCTCTGCTCCAAGAACATTTCCAGCACTTAAAGGAACCACTTCTTGGAACCTAAaacaattcaaaaaatcaaaaaaataaaataaaagaattccATCTTCAAATTATCTACCCAAGAACTTGCAAGTCTGGGCTCATCAAAATGCAGATGCAATAGGCACACAGAAAACTACAATTATTCATCAGACATACTAATGCAAAACGGCGCCTCACCATTATAcagttgattttataataaaattaacgtTGAACGTAAAAAAATCTTGGAATGGTTAGATGAATTTACATGAGTGAAGGGTTGGAGGAAGTCTATACCCGAGAATATAGATATCAGATGGCTCTTCCATGCAAATCCACTCATCAATATCTAGATCATCAGTTGGAGGTCTTCCAGCAACATTCCAAGTACCTATAGTCACCCTATCATCACAATCATACTAACTCAATAAGCTATACCAGCAGTAAAAAAACCAAACACCCAATCTTCACtatatgcaaaaaaaaaaaaaagagaaaaaaagaggGAACTGCAAAGGTAGGTTCGACGACAAACCTCAAATCTTTTGTAACAATATACTGAGCACGCAGAGTCAACGAATTCCCTCTCCTATGTTTCTTGTAAGAACTTTTTAATGGCGTCCCTAAATTTATCATATGGTAAACTATATCAATAATGATCATATATATCCAGAGATGTCTAATTGTACAGGATAATCCaataatgaaatttaaaattcggGTGATGAAACataacttaaaaattttcatccCTACCACATAAGTAACAAGAAATTTATATAGTCAGTGAAGAAGAACCTGAAGTCTGACACCGCGACTCAGAGAAGTTCCCCTGTCTTGCACGGGGGAGATCCTGAGCAACATGCCGCGGCATATCTTTAAATGAGCATGCTGGAAAACAATCACAAAGAGATATAAAGCATACAATGATGAAATTTATTGAGGAACTAAAGGTACTGCCATATCAATTACCATCATCCTCGCTCTCAGTTTCagtatccacttcatcttcacTGAACTCATGCACTTTCGGTTTAATATTAAGCCATTTCTTCATCACAATTGACGGCCAAAAGGCCTACAAAATAAGTAGAGCAAGTCATATAAGTAACTTCTAAGTCCATAAGATGAGATCACATCAAAAATTCAAGTTACCTCCGAGCGCTTTCCTCTCCGAGCTTTCATTCTccaaatcaaaaacaaaacacaaCTACGCAAGCTTATACAAAATAGTCAAATGCGCTATCCAGCATTATATGCAGAGGGACATATATTATTACACAAAATATATGTTAGATCGTCTTCACGGAAATAACCTCTCGACAGAACGTAACAAGGTTTGCGTATATTTCACCTTCCGAGCAGGGCTCGTAGTATGGCTAGCTTGGGTTATTTAAAGAGACAAAGGTAGAATGCTAGTTGGCCTGGTGATGCGAGGAAGGAAATAAGATTCGTACTAGGACCAAATAGAAAGGACAGAAAAATGTAATGGTCAAGTTTAGAGACATCCACAAACTCAACTTGCGAGAAAAGTAAAATTTAACTGGTCCTCACAAGCAGTTGTCATCTTGCTGAATTTATAAGCATCATATTGTGTACAACCGAAAGAAATCAACTTAATATTCCCAAAAATTAACAAAGGTCACTATAAAGTGCCAGAGATCAAATCTAGagtactaaaatatttattgaaaaatacgCGGGTAACAGTTGCCTGATGGCTGATAGTGGACAATATAATTGTTCCCGAAAACTGTTTTATAATATTGAGAAAATCTGTCAAATCTACTGTAACTCTAAcaaatttcagaattttttaGGATGCaacgaataaatatatataggagttgaacgaaatataaatataatttcatgtttcaaaaaaaaatatatacatatatataatttcacaaGTAAACTGaactataaatatattagaGTGTCCTGAAAAATTTTACTCCCTCGTTTcttctaaatttatatataggTTCCGCTCAAGATACAACCGTTATTagtatttaaatatatcatGAAACAACTGAGATTTGCAgaatcttaaattttaaataaactagttgagaagccgcgcgttgcggcgttctataaagattatattaatgatttaatattaatatttgtagaataaaataattttgtggctgctataaaactaataaaagtatattaatgattcaaaatcaatatttgttgaataaaataaattttatattattaaaatcttgatgtaataccaataataatatataaaattgcaaaactggactataattcatggtgaaaaaatgaaaataaatttatacatgcaattaacaattaaagtacgacgaatcctaattttatttgcatttatttttttaaaagtaatcatgtctTACAtcgtcaccttcctccaatttttttggattgattgtgcacaaaaacatctaacttcaatccgtgagatagtggtgtataactacccttgcttgaacatcctttatttttaatactgtataaacattcatttaaaagttgcttgaacagaGCAGGcggataatgcatgaataattttttctcgtatacaaagtaaattatataaaaattaacaacaaacatgtccgatgaacaaaacaaatattataaaagaataaccaacaaacatacatcgctaatagttaatttattgatatcatccatcaatatcatgtcaaaactatattcttttcccatgtttggatttgtcgactcccacatagcggtctataactacctttgcttgcaacaacctttatttttctaatactgtataaacagcattcacttatcgttgcagaagaacggcaccactgagttagaaatcgagcaagagatcaccagagagaggtagggttgttgtgtttagatgatccaaaatcatACAATATGTAGGgatatttataggtgtagagagacttgtgtgctactctttcccataattaaataatctgaaacaaaatcagattaaaattttcaagctattatattccataaataatttgtaacaaaatcagattctgacacttgcttctaatatacccaaaactaaaaaaggtagttctaatttttgatatttttcatctaaaaattccagaaaattagaaaaatagaacggagcgatgcgAGAGGCaccacatacacgcccctcgcttctcctttatattagtatattgatgattttcagaattcaaatttaaatacgTTATGAttggattttaattatatttcacctcatgtttcatatttatcgtCTTACATATTAGGGACaaagaacatataaaaatttgggAATTCCGACTGAAATTGCATGATTGAAACCGGACAAATACCTACATTTTAACAACCCGAAAAATAGGCTAACATATCTATAACATTAAAAAATGGCCGACttatattaaacaaaaattgagGGTGAACGATCTAGTTAGCCCCAAATAATATAAAGTGGGGAATTAGGGCATAGACAATGACTGTGAAGGCTACTAAATTATCGCGTGGAATAAACAAAGGAAACAGAGAAAGATTGATTAGGACCGACATGAGAAGATGAACAACACCGCCTATATAAACAGACCATTATATGCAAAAtacttattattaattattaatataagagttgggctcaatggagaccaaaaattttggagtcactagagactacaagatctaccgttaaataatatgacaattaatggacatgattaaatattctttgtcctgcatttcttgtcctgcatttctagttttgtaatattaataatttacactattcttgtcctgcatttctagtaatgtattattaatattcttgtcctgcatttctagtaatgtaatattaataatttgtcccgcatatttgtgatatatccaagtgttattttgtcttgcaacaaattcaattcgttgtaggacaatgacaatgagttcagtgccaatcatagcagtgtccaactacatctttgttttgtatgcaattattatttttatttgttaggatttcggtgattgaacaccaatataatggaattattattttatgttatgcaagatttagaagtactgcttgttgttcatcgatttggaagtgcaggacaggatagggagagaaaacaaacgtgcaggacaaaatatatgcagccGTTGGATGTTTAATGATTGGATGGTCAGGATTAGGTCTCTACAGTCTCCAAATAATCCAGTCTCCATACAACTTTcttcattaatataataaataatataatatacatacagTTGGACCTGCGTGCGATCAAGTGGCTCACAGCAAAGATTTCGAAAAACCCCACTTTCTAAAAATACCAGAAAACGTGTCAATGTGAACACAAGGAACAGGTTTGATTATTAACGTGATGCATGCATGGGTAATTCAATTAGTGAATGACTAGTTTAATTTAACTAAACGTACAGGTGTTATGGTGAAAAGTTGGGGAgatttttaaacaaataatttcTTTTAGAAAGTTGATCGactcatcttcttctttttggTGATACTGAAGCAGATCTATAAAACAGGTAACAAAAAGAATCTTGGTTTCGATTGAGTCGACTTGGCCTGACAATTTTCAATCATGATAAAATGAAATCTGTATATGCTCCtgtttgtgaattgtgatttaCAATTTTGTATCGAAGTAGATTGAGACTGAGACCCGCAGGTAATAACATTTAACCGTGAGTACTGGTTTCTTTAATGAATTGTCCGAAAACaagacaaaacaaaaaaaaaatcttacaaCCACGTTCGAGTTAGGAAATTgtctttaaaattaaatctcGAAAGCTTAACTTcaattctttcttcttttttttctgaaactctTAACCGCAATTCTTTTAGATCTTAACttgattatatacatttttgaattaataatatatcattttagtcttttaaaatattaactaacatcttattaaaaaaaattaaattaacatccttcttcatatattatatgtttgtcCTCAATCACATACACTACTTGTTTAAATAAAGTCAAACATGcttttattataaattgtgTAACATTAATAAGCTCACCTGTTTATATTGTGATAGAAAGCGTCACTTTGAATTGATctaaattatgtataatattgattaaaataattttttgggcGCTCCATTTTGTGAATGTGCAAGGTTTTGTGTTTGGTAAATAAGATGGAAATAAAAAGATAGGTACCAGaataagtatttttattttcttattacgaatctaaaatttaaatcaaaccACCAATTTAAACAAGGGATCTTTTTCTGTATTTTGCCACATGTTGCTTTGCATCCTCCGATATTTAGGTGCATCTTAACTTCTGTTTTTCAACAGAAAGGTGCATCTTAACTTAGCGAGATAGTTTAAGCGgggttgtcaaaaaaatatataaaatcatgtGACTTTGTTTTTATGATTTAAGACTATTTTTGGATGAGACTGTATCACTTAATAGAAATAATAATTAGTACACAGCAAGATTTATAATCTACTcccttttcccttttttttatatgttattctcaatacttttatttataataaagttaaaattttaactgGGTTAGTTATTCCCTTTTTTTTAGCAATGGAATAGTTATTCGTTCaaaatttgtttaattaattaccgTCAATTCGCAGAACTAATGCAGATGAAATGTCATTTAGTCGTTACtttgactaaaatatataaagttttCAACTAATAGTTCCTTGTACACTAAGAAGTTTAAATTACTACGAACCATAAAGTTGCAAACCTGTCGCCTGTGCCTAATAATGATAAATATCTTTCTCGAAAGCTTTTCATGCGTAAAATGAGTGCCAAACATGGTGGATCCTCGTAAAGaaataaattctataaaaagaatatattatttttaatctcaatataacaaaataaaattattatatttttggtatgaataaattaataatcttaatgaaaacaataatattaatcaatCCCAAATTCTAGTATATCAAGATTTAAATGCACGtgtataatactccctccggtCCTAGGGCGTTTGACTTTTTACGCGTATCTTTAAGAGGTTTgatcatataataaatattaaaaattttataattttcattttctaaataaaaagaaaatattaatatttgctatGTGATCAAACCTGCTGATGATACGCGTAaaacagtttcttttttggatgtcccatcaattgtatacattctaaaagtagtaaacttttactACCTCCAacccaaattagatgtccccgttgactttgggcacgtaactttaggtgcattgaccgtctacttccgaaatttatttttttattttttcttttataaatgaaaatttcatattttaatttttttttgtaaaaataaaattttaaaaataagtcacgtatctatgcggtcaatgaaccttaaattgtgtgcccaaagtcaacggggccatctaatttgggatgtagggagtataatataaaaaatcattacaccaactactttcttacATTATCttcatttataataatataaacattattacacccactaatttcctccactatctcaattctattattaaatataaatgagtcccaccactatacccacttttcatctaattttactcatttcatacacaatttcttggtctccgtgtcccagccgtttgtatacaaatgactgggacggagggagtatatgattaTGAATTCGCAATGATAGAAAGAGCAGTACAAATTATACAACACATAGCCATTAGAGGTAGGTGACTTCGTTTCGAGAAACACATGAAAAGAGAAAGATAACTTGCGTGTTTAAAAGGCGTACACCCTTTTCGTGATTAAAGTCTGATGCGTTTGTTtcaataaattttcaattcagTTCATTATTATAacttcggtttttctatggtgcccaatggcacacactaagcactaaaacttgtaaatttgggagattttgattggcttacactttttaataatgatggctccccttgcatttacaacaaccacaccaatcaaatctctccaattttataaatgttagtgcttagcatgtgcacatgggcacacaccagacaaacattaaaataggaccggcacaaaatcaaatatgacaatcttttattttgtcaattgataaaatattaataaatttcggtTAAatcttagtcaatttgaccggcataaaatcaaatatgacAATTAAAATAGGACGGAGAGTAATAACAGGCTGGAAGTTATATGCACTGTTATAAATCGAAAAAATAGAATGAATCGTAAATTTGCGTACATACGTTAGTGTATGGCATATAATGTGTGGTGGTGGTTTGATCGATAATAATTTCTGAATTGAGGAATGGGCCGGAAGAAATAAATGAGGGAGAGATGAGATAAGGGCCCATGGAGCAAACCCAAAGTACAGTGGTGGGTCAAGCCGCCAGAGCACTATCTATGGTTGTGGATTACTTGCTCCATTTTCTTCTGCAACAACTAACTTTGAATCTAAgattttgatgttgatattATATGAAGACCTTCATCCATGATTATATTCATGACGCAAACAATATTATACATctggtaaaaaaatttaaaatttgaattatattttttgtatcataatttttataataatgatgataatgatattgagtatagtactccctccgtcccaaattaactgtccagtttgactttttgatggtcaatttgacccaactttgactgaaaattaaaaattattcttttacgattttacaaaactgaaaaatatattctaaaatagatttgataatcttttcaatgatatatatttcataattttattcagttatttaatatacatatttttcagtcaaagttgggtcaaattgaccatcaaaaagtcaaactggacagttaatttgggacggagggagtaatagttttttgaatttatgcaagaaaaagattaggggtgttcgcggtgcgggcggtgcggttttttccTAAAACCGTGAACCAACCCGCGCATGCGGTTTGAGGAAATCcgtaaaccgcaaccgcaccgcgtagtataaaaaccgcgtaaaccacaccacaaaattgcgatgcggtgtggtgcggttcaTGCGGTTTGCGTGGTTTACACATTCAAAAAGTTTATacatttgaattaaaatataaaataattgtaaaatatatgtatttaaaaatttagagtTACGATACTcatcaaaagaaatataaactaatatataagTATGATAATGATGAAAAGATTTCATCACTAACAAATTATTTCAtagaaaatagatataattataatatttaattgatcgTATTAGAACTAACCTTAATTTATATCGTAAAATGAAGAAAATTAAGTTAACTtgaacatatacacacacacataggagattacattataataataatttatgcatataatataaatatttgtaattatatattatatatttttaatattagaaaatagcggtgcggtgcggtttgaaccacACACGTATAAtttcaaaccgcaacccgcaccgcaccgtgcggtttgttaaaatttcaacccgcaaccgcaccacgaataTAAAAAACCGCAttttgcggtgtggtgcggagcggtgcgggcggtttatgcggtgtgggcggtttgATGAACACCCCTAAAAAAGATAATCCCTccattttcttaatatttttcttgtttgtgtttctcacgtttgccaacacatttttgattgttaatattttcaatttcatattagcattaaatattaaaacttcACCGCGTTAAaatactcgtgaatacgaatccaacaagatcactcacgactatatttaattttatattcccTCTGTAATGACTCgggtttttattaattatttattattttgtt
This region includes:
- the LOC108205999 gene encoding type I inositol polyphosphate 5-phosphatase 2, coding for MKARRGKRSEAFWPSIVMKKWLNIKPKVHEFSEDEVDTETESEDDACSFKDMPRHVAQDLPRARQGNFSESRCQTSGTPLKSSYKKHRRGNSLTLRAQYIVTKDLRVTIGTWNVAGRPPTDDLDIDEWICMEEPSDIYILGFQEVVPLSAGNVLGAETRRPILQWESVIRRTLNKSFEPDTRHKSYSAPPSPVLRTSSAADLLAEVDGTSALALIAEESLSIGKASDSESQKLQGIIGLGKKFNLKRTHSIDRYTRLDWPERPLDGTSQVLSSSSKLRRVFSSSARVGSDWTESAHIFSSQNVLGHAGLRRVHHSSGNLGLMWMEQDEQSEVCDSVDDVLDQCPKEEENSFDVSELEYENALLEDGVNSRLKYVRIVSKQMVGIYISVWVRRRLRRHINNLEVAPVGVGLMGYMGNKGSVSVSMSLFQTRLCFVCSHLTSGHKEGYEQRRNSDVYEIIRRTQFSSAFEANKPLTIPSHDQVFWFGDLNYRINMPDSDVRKLVGKKKWDELLESDQLTNELRDGVFDGWKEGVISFPPTYKYGINSDVYVGENPKEGEKKRSPAWCDRILWLGKGIKQLSYNRAEMWLSDHRPVSSTFLITVEVFDQRKLQKALNVTSAVVHPEIFEEEDWE